The DNA region AGCTTTGCTTCCCTTTGGCAATTTTAAAACACTGACCGAGTTCCAACTTCACAGGCTCAAACCCTATTTCGCCAGTTTACATGTCAGCGCAAAAAACAGCGCAAAATTTGAGTTTGACGCCTCGTTTATTGAAGACATTGGCAGTTATAGTGAGCACTCTCCGCTCATTGCGTTGCTGTCTATTTTGGAGCACTTTAAAACACCGGTATGCATTCTGAGTGTTGATACCCCTTTTGTGACACCCGAAGTCTTTGAAAAACTTTATGAGCAACTAGATCATCATGATGCCGTTATTGCCACTTCGCCGTGTTCATCACACCAACTCTGTGCTATTTATGCGCCTTCCATTATCGAAAAAATTCGCGAACTACTCTCGCATAATGAGCACAAAATACGCCTTGTATTGCAGCAAAGCAATACCCATTATGTCACTTTCGAAGACGATACTTTGTTCTTAAATCTTAACTATCCCGAAGAATACAACAAAGCACAGGAGCTTTTATGATTGATGCCCTCACCAAAGTCTCTTCCCATAGCGCCTTTGAAGAAAAATTGCTTACATGTAAAAGCCCCAAACTTTTTTTGGTCGATATTAAGCAGTTTAAAAATATCAATCTTGCCTTTGGCGACGAAGGTGGAAATTTTGTCTTGTGTGCCTTTTCTTTAACACTCCAAAGCTTTGCAAAAGAACATGAAATGGAGCTTTTTCGTATTCAAGATGATAAGTTTATACTGCTACTAGATACGCCCTTTGAACTCTCAAAAATGGAGTGCATTACGCTATCTCTTCGAGATACAATACAACGCCTAAGCTATGCTTACCAAAATCAAAATATTGATCTTGAGGTACATATGGGAATTAGTTTTGACCACTATGAGCCTTTGGAAAAAGCACGCAAAGCGCTTCTGGTTGCGAAGGCTGAAAATCAACCGTTTGTGACCTATTCTGAATTTGCCAATATGCTTATGAATGAAAACGAAGAAGCAATCGAATCCATGATAAAAGGTGCGATTGAGAGTGGACAAATAGTTCTTCATTTTCAAGCCATCGTTGATCAAAATGAGCAACCCTCTTATTATGAAGCGCTTCTTCGCCTAGCCTATCATCAAACTGTACAATCGCCAAAACTCTTTTTAAAAATTGCGAAAGAGCGCAACCTCTATGATGCTCTCTTTAAAAGCATTGCCAACAAAGTAGCACAGCTTTGCGATCAAACGCATTTGCGTCTTGCCCTAAACCTTTCTTCTGAAGACATTGTAAATCCTGAATATTTGAGCTTCTTAAAAACATGTTTTTCAGGTAAAAATAGTGTCTTAGAAATTCAATACGATCAAAAAACCTCTCTTGATGTTTTAAAAAATGCGATACGTGAACTCAAAGAGGTGGGGTTAAGCATTGCTTTGGACAATGTGGATAACGAAGAACTCATTAGTACATTTGAAACGGGAATGATTGATGTCGTCAAGGTATATGGAGAACTTATCCGAAATCTCTCGCTTGATGCTTCTGCTCAGTTTACATGTAAAACGATGGTCGCATGCTGTAAAAGCAAAAACATCCAAATTGTCGCGACGCAGCTTAACGCTAAAGCCGTTTTAGAGGCTGCTCGAGAGCTTGATTTTGACCTCTTTCAAGGGTATATCTTCGAGCAACCTCACACACTAACGTAAATACTTATTTCTCTTGTGCATCAATTAAAGCGTCATCGATTTTAGCAAATTCGATGACTTGTAAACCTTTATGGTCTTTCATAAAGGTTTGGGCACTCTTGAACGTTTTAAAAGGAATAAACTCTTTACCCATAGGACCCATAACATCGCTTCCTACTACATAAAATGCTTTCTGTCCATCCATGGCTTCCCCCGTATAGTAATCACTCACTAATATCTTAAGCTCAGCATCTTTATGTTTCGTATAATTTCCCCATTTTGCAGGATCTTTATAGAATTTCAACATATCTTTTACGCCATCAAACGCATGGCTGATTTGTTTACCATTTTCAACATAATTCATTCGCGCTGCCCATTTAGGGTATTTATAAGCAAACATGCCACATACGGGGCATTTTTCATCTTTTTCCACATGGATGGTTGTTGTATGATCATGCGCTTCAAGGCGTACAACTTCCCATAAATACAGTGAAACAGCCTGTAACTCTTGTTCATTCACCGCTCCACAAAGCTGTGTTTTTTTCAAGCCAACTTTGAGTTCCGCAATGGTATTAAAATCATGCAAATGGATTTGATCTTTTTGGCATTTTGCATTGTAAATCTTCTCACCCATTGGATATGCACCTTTTTGCTTTTTCTTAACAAATTCGTCCACATCATCGTTTAAAGAAGCTTTTGCTTTGGCAAACGCCGCATCAAAATTCATCACTTCGCCACCATTTTCAGTTGCAAATGCCTTTGCATCGGCCTCATGGGCAAAAGCAAGCTTACTGACCATACTCATTGTTCCAGGAACTTTGGAGCCTACAACATAAAAAGCACTTTTGACATCGATCAGCTTTTCACTTTTGACATCGGTAACAACAATTTGCTTGACTTGAGGCTCAATGGACTTCCAATCTGCAGCTAAACAGCGCATGGAACAGTATTGTTTTGCCGTACCATCTTTTAAGATAACGCTATGGGATGTTTTGTAGAACATTTTCAAGCTCATGCCACAAACGGGACAATACGCTTTTTCATCCCCTTTTTGTAATAACTCAGGCTCACCTATTGCCATCTTGTTGAACTCTTCTGCATGCAATCCCAATGCTATAATGACTGCGAAAAACAGTGCCCATATGCTCTTTTGCATACCTTTCTCCTTTTAAATAATATTGTTGAGTTTATTCCCAAAGTATTAAATTAGTGTTAAATGTCACACTCAATACCATCATCTTTTTGACATACGAATGCGCTATAATTATTCTAAAATTAAGGAGAAAAGATGGTTAAACATATTGTATTTTTCAAGCTACCCGATAATTCTGAAGCCAATAAACAAGCGGTAAAAGACCGCATCATGAGTATGCAAGGCAAGCTTGCTTTTGTCAAACATCTTGAAGTAGGTATCAATTTCTCACCCGAAGAGCGTGCGTTTGATATTGCCCTGATTAGCGATTTTGAAACGAAAGAAGACTTACAAACCTATGCAACACATCCTATTCATTTGGAAGTCATTCATTTCATCAAATCACTCAATGCTGTCTCTAAAGTGGTCGATTACGAGTACTAATTTTTTGCCACATTCCCTCAAAAAAAGAGAATGACGAGACAATGGAGCCAAGGACGATCAAAACACAGGCAATCCAAATTGCACTGTTTGGAGCTGATCGTCCAAAGAGAACAAGCATCAACGTTGAAAGTAGCGGCGTTGCGTACGAGAGAGAGCCTATCAGCTTGATATCTCCTTGTTTCATCCCATAATCCCATACGAAAAAAGCAATACCAACCGGTCCAAGTCCCAATCCAATTGCCGCTAACAACTCTTGTGTATTGGGAATATAGGTCCTCTCAAACACGAGATGCGCCACAAGTGAGAGCAGTGCACTTGCGCCACAAAAACCGCCAACGGAAAGTGTAGGAATAGCGCCAAAATAGCGGGAGAGGACAGAGTAACTGCTCCAAATAAATGCACAAAAAAGTGCATACATGTAACCTTGTGCATGTTGAGAGGAAAAAGCAATCTCTTTATCAAAACCTAAGAGCATAAAGGCTCCAAAGAAACCTAAAAATGCTCCCATAAAGTGAAACCATCTCAATTTTTCACTGGGCAAGAAACTACTAAGAAGTACAATGAGTAAAGGCCAAAGATAATTAATCAGGTTAGCTTCCAAAGCGGGAGCGCTTTTGAGGGCTAAAAAATAGAAGAAGTGATAGCCAAAGAGACCGTAAATACCTAGTAACCAAACTTTCCATGGCAATTTAAGATGAACAATAATCCCTTTCCCCTCCTTAATCCATAAAAGAAGCCCCAGTGTAAAAGCAATACTAAATGCAATACACGTCAATTCAAAAGGAGGAATAGGGTTGGTAAACACTGTAAAAAGTGCTAATGTTGCCCATAACAATATGGCAATCATCCCTGCAATGTTTCCTTTTTGTACACGATTCATTTTCATATCCATTATTATTGCGTTATAATTTCATCTTTTGAAAGGTAAAGAGTGAAAAAAATACTTCTCTGTGCTATTGTAGCACAAATTCCTTGGGCACTTTTGGCGAGCGACACCAGTGTTCTGGAGGAAAAGGCAACGCATGGTGATGCACACGCTGCTTATGAATTGGCTAAATACTATGAAGCTCAGCACGAATCTGATCGTTCATTGTTGTGGTATAAACAAGCTGCTATTTTAAGTTTGGAAACAAAAACAACACAAAATAAAGCACTTGAAAGTGGTTTAACAGAACAACTTCAAAAAATTGAGCGTAAAGAAACCGTGTATAGCTCATTTTTAACGCCATACAAAGACGATGAAGAGACCAAAAATTCAGTGCAACAAATGGTAACGCAAAGCTTCGATATTGCTCCGTATAAGATGAATTATCTTTTACCAATTACGTACGATGCTGTTAGCCATGACAATAGGGATCATCAAGAAACAAAGTTCCAAGTGAGTTTCCAAAAGGGATTATCGGATAACCTTTTAGGCCTACATGAAAGTTTTGTTGTTGCGTATACCCAAACATCATGGTGGCAAACAGCCGCAGAATCAGCTCCATTTCGTGAAACAAACTACCAACCTGAGCTCTTCATGATTATGCCTCACTTTGATCAAGACAGCTTTATTAAAGCGTATCAATTTGGTATTTTGCATGAATCCAATGGTCAAGGCGGTGAAAAATCACGCTCTTGGAACCGCTTGTATGCTAAAACATTTTTGCAAGCGGGTGGGCTTGTCATTGCTCCACGTATTTGGTATCGTATTCCAGAGAACAGTGCAACAGATGATAACCCAAATATAGAGGACTATCTAGGTTATGCTGATCTCGAACTGACGTACCCATGGAAAGCACAAACCTTTAAATTACTTATAAGAAACAATCTACGTTCAGAAAACAATAAAGGTGCTGTACAAGGGGATTGGACATTCCCACTTTGGGAAAAAGATTTATTTGGATATGTGCAACTGTATAGTGGTTACGCGGAGAGTCTTATCGACTATGATAAACGAAGTAATCGTATTGGTCTAGGTTTTGCCCTTTCTCGATAACTAAACGTAAAAGAAACTCCACCAAAACGATGTGGGGTTTCTTTACATGTAAGCGTTAGTTAAAATCTCTAGGAGATCTTCTTGGACGCTCTTCTCTAGGTCTAGCTTCATTAACTTTTAAAGTTCTTCCGCCGATCTCTTTTTCATTTGTTGCTTCGATAGCAGCTTTTGCTTCTGAATCATTTGGCATTTAAACAAAACCGAAACCTTTTGATCGTCCAGTCTCTCTATCACTGATGATTCTTGCACTTGATACTTCACCATACGCTGAAAACATCTCTTGAAGTTGTTCTCCCGTCATCTCATACTTTACATTGCCCACGTAAATATTCATTTACCGTACTCCTCATTTTTGGATCATTCACGTTACCTTGTGCCCGTAACTTTCGTTAACCTTAAGATAACACTGAACGACTTTGCAAAATCATTGTAGCATAAAATCAAGATTTCTAAGCAGAGAGGCGATTGTTTTTACGAACAATGAGAAGAAATGACACACTCTTATCACACACTCTCTTAAGAGAAATGGTGTTATAATAGATCAAACTTCTTGCGAATGCGAGAAATTTAAATGCACGTTTTCAAGAGTTTTTACAAAGCTCTATCAAAAATAAAGAGGGGCGGATGAAACTAACCCATTTAGATGAAAAAGATCGACCGAAAATGGTCGATGTTAGCGACAAAGTAGAGAGTTTTAGAGTTGCAGTTGCCAGTGGCACAATTACAATGAGTCAAATCGCATTTGATATGATTATTTCACAGCAAACAAAGAAGGGACCCGTTCTTCAAACGGCTGTTATTGCGGCCATTATGGGAACGAAAAAAACCAGTGATCTTATTCCTATGTGCCACCCATTGATGCTTACTTCTGTAAACTGTGATGTTGAAGAACTTCCAAAACTTCCAGGATTTAAACTAACAGTCACAGCAAAACTCAAAGGGCAAACAGGCGTCGAGATGGAAGCGCTTACAGGAGTCAGTATTGGTCTTCTAACTATTTATGATATGTCTAAAGCCATTGATAAATCAATGGTACTGAATGATATTCGCCTTGAATCCAAAAGTGGAGGGAAAAGTGGAAACTACACCCGAACTTCAGCTTGATTATCCTTGTCATTGGGAATATAAATTGGTTCTAAGTTCTGAACATAATGTCACAACCTTAGTACAGGAGATACTCGAAGATCGTATACATGAAATTCGAAAATCACAAAATAGTACCAAAGGCAATTACGCCAGTTATACCCTACGCATACTTGTCCATAATGCTGACGATCGTAAAATGCTTTTTCAAATGCTCAAAGCACATCAACGTATAAAATTCGTACTATAAAAGAGAGGTTACCATGGAATCCACTTACACTATTTTTTTAGCCACGCTCAAAGAGAATAAAGAGCATGCCGATCTTTATAAACTCATCAGCGAGCTTACTTTTGAACTTTCACGTAAAAAAATCCAACGCCTGAAAGACGAAGTCAATATCAACAATCGTATAGGAGAGCTATTTGAGCTCTATTGTAAAGCACTACACGATGAGGGACTCAAAACATCTCGTGCTATTAGTAGTGTCATCGATGGTCTTTTAAAAGCAACCACTCATGAGAAAGAGGCATTTTTATATAAAAGTATTTATGAAAAAGAGCAGCTAGAAAAAAGCATTTATACACAAAAACAGCAAATTCGCGCAACACTTGCAGATACTTTTAACACCATAGAAGCACATATCGTATCGATACAGCCTGAAACACAACAAAATGCCTTGACAGCAGTACATGACACGAAACTTCGTGGAATTGAAATGCTCGGAATTTTAAAAGAGACAACGGCAGAGGCACTATTAACTACTCTTGAGAAGGGCAGTGATATTGCAGATACGATTCATGAAATCACTAAAAATCTTACATTTCAGACCATTCATGAAGGTGATTTTACAAAACAGCGCATGATCAATATCTCCAGTACAATTATTGGCGCGAGTATTGAAATTGCAGATGAAGACTTAGGACATGCCAAAGATATTTTAGACGGCTCTATCAATGGTGTAAGAGAAGGTATCACGAAAGCGATTGAGAAGTTTAAAAATGATCTTAAATACGCACCAACAGATGCAATGGAAGGACTCCTTGAAACAGATCTTTCAGAACTTCGTAAAGACCTTGTGCGCATTGACGAACAGTTTATCGCTCTCTTAGAGGTTCTTGCTTCTCAGAGTGAAGGTATCTCAGCTAGTCTTGTTAAAGAGATGATCAAAGAGATGACGAGTTCAACTGTCAAAATTAAACGAGCCGCTAATGATGCCAAAGAGGTCATTGGTGAGCGTATAGAACAACTGAAGGCCGAAGCTTCAGTCTTTGAAAAAACCTTTAAAGACAAAGCTGAGAAAAAACTCGAATCACTCAAAAAAGATGTCAATGAATTAGAGAAAAAAGCTTCTGCAAAAGTGGAATCATTTAAACAATTTGAATTTGAAAACGATACAGCCAAACAAGTTGCACAAGAAGCGAAAAAATTAGGATTTCGTGCTTGGGAAGTAGCAAAAAATATGATGGATGGTGCCGTAAAAGGGGCTAAAGAAGCCATGAAAAAAGAGGACAAATAGTCCTTATTTTAGCTTTACATGTAAGGAAAAATCTTTACATGTAAAGATCTATTCTGGTACGTTAGGCGCTGTAAAAACGATATTGAGAATATCATCGTTTGTTTTACCATTAGCTTTTGCAATTTCTGAAACAGATTGCTTACTAGATGCAATAATCTGCTTATCTGCCAATACTTTCACCATCATCGCTTCATCTAAATCCACAAAGGTCGCTACTTTGGAAAGTGGTGCATTCATCATCGTCCCAATAATTTTACTTTTTGGATTAATGCCTTTTTCTTGTGGGTTCAATAACGGTGTAATGATAAATACAGCAATAATGAAGAATCCGAAAAAGATAGAGACTAGCGTAGAGCGTTTTTTAAAGTAAGTGATAAATCCATTCCAATTTTTGAGCAAATGCACACAAGAAATAGCCACAAAGGCAAAACCCAACCAAATATGTAGTGCCTCACTGGAGAGCATACGAATTTTGAAATACATCATGACACCCGTAATGGAAACAACTACAAACATAACCGTTAATAACGCACTTAATATATTTCTAGGGATAACGTTCATCTATAACTCCTTAATTTCGTTTGGAAGTATAGATGATCTATGTTAATCCTTTGTTAATTACTCAATGCCTTGCGAATGCATAAACATCACTTTATCTGCAACCATTTTCACTTTAATATACTGTTTTTCATCACCCCAAGTACAGTCACTCATACCTGCAAGCGAGTCACATTTAGTTGCTTTTCCTAAAATATCGGTTACTTGAGTGTAACTCATGCCCACTTGAATCTTGTCATAATTTTCTTTGCTCAGCTTTGAACACCCTATAAAGACAAGCAACACTAAAGTCATCATGATATATCGCATGCTCACTCCTTGATTCGATCTTGTAATAGACTAGCATATTTTTACTGTTTTTTGACTTTTTGATCTACGATAGATGACAGTGATAGAGTGAGAAAAGATATCTAGAAGTTTATGACGAATAAAAAAAGAGAGGCCATAAGACCTCTCTAGGAAGATTAGATTAATATCTGTATCTTAAAGACAATCGTAAATCTTGAGCTGTTTTAACTGCCCCTGGTGTTGAATCAACATCCATTGGAGTACCTGTCCAACCAAAGAAAGTATCACTACCAGTATAAGCATAATCGATATAAACATAGCTAAGTTGTGCTGTCAAGTTTTTACCGACAACTGGCATAATATAGTAGAGCTCATAGGCATTACCACGTGCTGCAAGTTTAGATCCTGCTAAAGTATCCTCACCATAGGTAAAGCTTCTCCAGTATTTGCTACCATGATTATACTCAAGACCAAGTCTTTGACCTTTCATAATACCTGGAACTTGAACACCTGTATAAATTGAAGAACCAAATTCTTTATCTGAAGAACCAAGCATACCAGCCATAGAAACTAATCCAGAAGAAGATATAGCACCCAATTGATTATTATTTGGATCTGTCTTGCTAAATGCATAAGAGAGGAAGAAAATACTATCATCCAAGAAATCACTAATGCCGTCACCAATACCATTAACTTGTAATGATAAAGTACCTCCAGTCATATCACCAACATCTGCAAAATTAAAATATGGTTTTTGAACATACGTCAATCCGCTACTAGTATAAACTGGTGTCATAGCTATACCCTGAACATTCATATCCATCATATTTTTTGCAACAAGGTAATTACCCATTAACTTATACTGACCATTGTCAAAGAATTGAACAATTAAACCAGCTAAATCCATATTAGGGGTTTGATCATCATTAACATACCCTGGATTAAAGCCCATGCTACTCATATTCATTGAATATGCCCCAGTCGTATTTGAGAATCCTCGACCTAAACATAATTTGGCATAAAGACCTGAGATACCAGTAACTTTATCGAAGTCAAATTTAAAGCTAGCACCATCAAATTCCATATTGATATTATGGCTAATTGGTGAAGCAGGGTTTTCATTATCATTTCTTAGATTTGCCAAGAAACCATCAACAGATGGGCGACGACCAAATGAAGCGCTATAATGTACATCACCCATATCACCAGTATATAAGAAATAAGCTTCTCTTAAACGAATATTTGAATCATTCGGTTTTTGAGAATCATACCAATCAAATGTTTGAAAATAACTAGTACTACTTATATTAGTTTGACCAAATGCTTTATATGCTGCCAAAGATCCCTTGAATACTAAATTGTCAGCTGGCTGTGCGCCCATACCAAGAATAAGTTTATTGGTCCAAACACCGTTGTCTTGTTTATCGGCACCTTGAATTTTGTAATCTACGTAATCATATGCTGTTCTAAAATCAACATTCCATTTAATATTATCACCTGCATCATGTGCTTTGATCTCAGAAACTTGAGCTCGAAGTGCATCTACATTGATTTTTGATTGAGCATCTTTTAGCTCTGCCATTTGCGCTTTAAGCGCCTCTACTTCTTGCTTGAGTGAATCATCAGCAGCAAATGCTGAAGATGATAATGCAGCTCCTATGAGCAATGGAGCAATAAATTTCTTCATTTTTTTTTTACCTTTTTAAGTAATAATTATTTTACACAACTAGCAAGACGGAACGTTGCCGCTATCGCTTGCAAACTCAACACAGAAATCTCTAATATCTGGCATAAATTTCTCAAATTTATCGCCTTTTAGAAATCCATCCAATCCTGGATACTTTTTGCCATACTCAGCAACAAATTTTTCTGCTTTACCATCAAAAAGTGCTTTCCACTCTGCTTGAGTGTGTTGTGTTGCGAATTTCGCACCATTCATTCCTGAACCATCTTTCATATACTTAAGATAGTACTTTTGTCCTTTTGCTGCATCTGCAAATGCAGATGTACTCATTAACCCCAATACCAAGAATGCTGAAACAAGTAAACCGAAGACTTTTTTCATCATTTCTCCTTTCCAAAATTTAAATATGGAGTCATCATAACAAAAGTAAAATAAATTTTAATTTAAAAAGTTAATTATTAGAAGAAATAAGTAAATATTATTTTTATTTTTCTTAAAAAATGAGGTTTAAAGCTGAATAGTAGCACTATTTAAGTAAATATTATTTAACTTTAATAATTGCTTTTCAGATAATTTTATTATTTATCTGAAAAGCGTAAAATATTTTAGAAAGAATTAACAAGACGGAACGTTGCCGCTATCGCTTGCAAACTCAATACAGAAATCTCTAATATCTGGCATAAATTTCTCAAATTTATCGCCTTTTAGAAAGCCATCTAACCCTGGATATTTTTTTGAATACTCAGCAACAAATTTTTCTGCTTTACCATCAAAAAGTGCTTTCCACTCTGCTTGAGTGTGTTGTGTTGCGAATTTCGCACCATTCATTCCTGAACCATCTTTCATATACTTAAGATAGTACTTTTGTCCTTTTGCTGCATCTGCAAATGCAGATGTACTCATTAACCCCAATACCAAGAATGCTGAAACAAGTAAACCGAAGACTTTTTTCATGTTATATCCTTATAATTTAAGTTGAACGCTCATAGTAACGCAAAGAGTCTAAAAGATAATTGAAAAAATAAAACTGTATATATTTAATAATAATTATAATAAAAATAAATGATATTTAAATAATGAGCTTACAAAATTTTATTTAACAAGGGCAGCAGAATACCAAGAGAGATAAAGAGGTGTATAAAGTGAAGAAGAGATCATATGATGATTTATGATCAAATAATGATGAAGCTTTGTATTGAGAATAATCAGAGGAAAGCGCCTTTGAATAAGACGAGATAAAAGGTATGTTGTAAAAGAAAGAATCACGAACTGGCAGCGACCTACGTTTCCATCCCAGTAAGGGAAAGTATTATCGGCGATGAAGAGCTTAGCTTCCTGGTTCGAAATGGGACAGGGCGTTTCCTCTTCTCTATAGCCACCAGAATCGTGAATTAAATCTATGTCGTATTATAACGAAATAGGCTTAATTCACCATTCTTCAGGTGATTTTAGTATTGTCTAGTCAACAAAGCGCTTTACACTTAATAAGGAAGTGAAATAGCATTATCATACGTAATAATATGTAAGCCAAACGACCTATTAGTACTGGTCAGCTAAAGGGCTCTCACCCATTACACACCCAGCCTATCAAACATGTAGTCTTCATGAGGTCTTCAGGGAAAGTTAATCTTGGAGTTGGCTTCCCGCTTAGATGCTTTCAGCGGTTATCACATCCGAACATAGCTACCGGGCGATGCTCTTGGCAGAACAACCCGTACACCAGTGGTTCGTTCAACCCGGTCCTCTCGTACTAGGGTTAACTCTCCTCAACTTTCCTACGCCCACGGCAGATAGGGACCGAACTGTCTCACGACGTTCTGAACCCAGCTCGCGTACCGCTTTAAATGGCGAACAGCCATACCCTTGGGACCTGCTCCAGCCCCAGGATGCGATGAGCCGACATCGAGGTGCCAAACCTCCCCGTCGATGTGAGCTCTTGGGGGAGATCAGCCTGTTATCCCCGGGGTACCTTTTATCCTTTGAGCGATGGCCCTTCCACACAGAACCACCGGATCACTATGACCGACTTTCGTCTCTGCTCGACGTGTATGTCTCACAGTCAAGCTGGCTTGTACCATTATACTCTGCGAACGATTTCCAACCGTTCTGAGCCAACCTTTGTAAGCCTCCGTTACTTTTTAGGAGGCGACCGCCCCAGTCAAACTACCCACCAGACATTGTCCTGAACATAGATAATATGTCCCAGTTAGCTATCAGAATAAAGAAGAGTGGTATCTCAACAATGGCTCAAGTACAACTGGCGTCATACTCTCAAAGCCTCCCACCTATCCTGCACATCTTTATCCCAACAGCAGTGTCAAGCTATAGTAAAGGTCCACGGGGTCTTTCCGTCTTGCCGCGGGTAGGAGGAATTTTCACCTCCACTACAATTTCACTGGATTCCTGGTCGAGACAGCTCCCATCTCGTTACGCCATTCATGCAGGTCGATATTTAATCGACAAGGAATTTCGCTACCTTAGGACCGTTATAGTTACGGCCGCCGTTTACTGGGGCTTCGATCAATGGCTTCGCTTGCGCTAACCACATCAATTAACCTTCCAGCACCGGGCAGGCGTCACACCCTATACATCCTCTTACGAGTTAGCAGAGTGCTGTGTTTTTGGTAAACAGTCGGGAGGGACTCTTTGTTGCAACCTTTTCCGCTTTTTGGAGCAAGTCCATATACAGAAGGAGGCACACCTTATACCGAAGATACGGTGCTATTTTGCAGAGTTCCTTAACCAGGTTTCTTCCACGCGCCTTAGAATACTCATCTCACCCACCTGTGTCGGTTTACGGTACGAGCAATTACAGATATACTTAGAAACTTTTCTTGGCTCGACGGCATCAACGATTCACCATCCACTCCGAAGAGCATCAAGTGCCTGTCAGGTCTCGAATAAAGAAATACGGATTTGCCTGTATCTCAATCTACACCCTTCGAACAACTATTCCATCAGTTGCCTCGTTTAGCCCTAAGCGTCCTTCCATCGCGCTCTATAATTGGTGTTGGAATATTAACCAACTTTCCATCGTCTACCCCTTTCGGA from Sulfurospirillum diekertiae includes:
- a CDS encoding nitrous oxide reductase accessory protein NosL, which gives rise to MQKSIWALFFAVIIALGLHAEEFNKMAIGEPELLQKGDEKAYCPVCGMSLKMFYKTSHSVILKDGTAKQYCSMRCLAADWKSIEPQVKQIVVTDVKSEKLIDVKSAFYVVGSKVPGTMSMVSKLAFAHEADAKAFATENGGEVMNFDAAFAKAKASLNDDVDEFVKKKQKGAYPMGEKIYNAKCQKDQIHLHDFNTIAELKVGLKKTQLCGAVNEQELQAVSLYLWEVVRLEAHDHTTTIHVEKDEKCPVCGMFAYKYPKWAARMNYVENGKQISHAFDGVKDMLKFYKDPAKWGNYTKHKDAELKILVSDYYTGEAMDGQKAFYVVGSDVMGPMGKEFIPFKTFKSAQTFMKDHKGLQVIEFAKIDDALIDAQEK
- the mobA gene encoding molybdenum cofactor guanylyltransferase is translated as MLFIPLPLVIVAGGKSSRMGSDKALLPFGNFKTLTEFQLHRLKPYFASLHVSAKNSAKFEFDASFIEDIGSYSEHSPLIALLSILEHFKTPVCILSVDTPFVTPEVFEKLYEQLDHHDAVIATSPCSSHQLCAIYAPSIIEKIRELLSHNEHKIRLVLQQSNTHYVTFEDDTLFLNLNYPEEYNKAQELL
- a CDS encoding phospholipase A, translated to MKKILLCAIVAQIPWALLASDTSVLEEKATHGDAHAAYELAKYYEAQHESDRSLLWYKQAAILSLETKTTQNKALESGLTEQLQKIERKETVYSSFLTPYKDDEETKNSVQQMVTQSFDIAPYKMNYLLPITYDAVSHDNRDHQETKFQVSFQKGLSDNLLGLHESFVVAYTQTSWWQTAAESAPFRETNYQPELFMIMPHFDQDSFIKAYQFGILHESNGQGGEKSRSWNRLYAKTFLQAGGLVIAPRIWYRIPENSATDDNPNIEDYLGYADLELTYPWKAQTFKLLIRNNLRSENNKGAVQGDWTFPLWEKDLFGYVQLYSGYAESLIDYDKRSNRIGLGFALSR
- a CDS encoding EAL domain-containing protein, with the protein product MIDALTKVSSHSAFEEKLLTCKSPKLFLVDIKQFKNINLAFGDEGGNFVLCAFSLTLQSFAKEHEMELFRIQDDKFILLLDTPFELSKMECITLSLRDTIQRLSYAYQNQNIDLEVHMGISFDHYEPLEKARKALLVAKAENQPFVTYSEFANMLMNENEEAIESMIKGAIESGQIVLHFQAIVDQNEQPSYYEALLRLAYHQTVQSPKLFLKIAKERNLYDALFKSIANKVAQLCDQTHLRLALNLSSEDIVNPEYLSFLKTCFSGKNSVLEIQYDQKTSLDVLKNAIRELKEVGLSIALDNVDNEELISTFETGMIDVVKVYGELIRNLSLDASAQFTCKTMVACCKSKNIQIVATQLNAKAVLEAARELDFDLFQGYIFEQPHTLT
- a CDS encoding Dabb family protein, whose amino-acid sequence is MVKHIVFFKLPDNSEANKQAVKDRIMSMQGKLAFVKHLEVGINFSPEERAFDIALISDFETKEDLQTYATHPIHLEVIHFIKSLNAVSKVVDYEY
- a CDS encoding RNA recognition motif domain-containing protein, with the translated sequence MNIYVGNVKYEMTGEQLQEMFSAYGEVSSARIISDRETGRSKGFGFV
- the moaC gene encoding cyclic pyranopterin monophosphate synthase MoaC, which translates into the protein MKLTHLDEKDRPKMVDVSDKVESFRVAVASGTITMSQIAFDMIISQQTKKGPVLQTAVIAAIMGTKKTSDLIPMCHPLMLTSVNCDVEELPKLPGFKLTVTAKLKGQTGVEMEALTGVSIGLLTIYDMSKAIDKSMVLNDIRLESKSGGKSGNYTRTSA
- a CDS encoding HP0495 family protein — its product is METTPELQLDYPCHWEYKLVLSSEHNVTTLVQEILEDRIHEIRKSQNSTKGNYASYTLRILVHNADDRKMLFQMLKAHQRIKFVL
- the yddG gene encoding aromatic amino acid exporter YddG; this translates as MNRVQKGNIAGMIAILLWATLALFTVFTNPIPPFELTCIAFSIAFTLGLLLWIKEGKGIIVHLKLPWKVWLLGIYGLFGYHFFYFLALKSAPALEANLINYLWPLLIVLLSSFLPSEKLRWFHFMGAFLGFFGAFMLLGFDKEIAFSSQHAQGYMYALFCAFIWSSYSVLSRYFGAIPTLSVGGFCGASALLSLVAHLVFERTYIPNTQELLAAIGLGLGPVGIAFFVWDYGMKQGDIKLIGSLSYATPLLSTLMLVLFGRSAPNSAIWIACVLIVLGSIVSSFSFFEGMWQKISTRNRPL